AGACGAGTCCACTCCTTTGCTGCAAATGCCAGAACATATCTTGCTTAAGATATCATAAGCCAAAGGGCAAATGAGAGACTATTATCAGACTTGTCAACTAAAATTACCTGTTTCAACAGCTTCTGCCTCATTGGATTTCCAGTGCTTCGCAATGTTATCAGAGAGAGGGTCATCTGGATTTGGTGCACTTAGGAGTGCCTGGATACTGAAAGCAAGAAAAATGTTACCACATTAAATATAAAAATCGGAACCATTTTCTATAATCAGGgattttatgattttttttggggtGAAGCAAACTGATAATGTCAAGCATTTGGTAAATTAAGTTAGGTAGGGAGGGAGGGATACCTTAGAAGAACTGTTCGGATCTGAAGAGCCGGACTCCATTTGTCCTTCAGAATGTCAAGGCATATCCTACCAAGCTATATAGGTAGATCCTGTTTAGGAACAATAATTTCTGTAGAGAGCAGACCAACACTACAAAGGAATATGCCTGCTCACCTTGTCAATGTTGGGATGGTATATTTTGGTCAGGAACCTAACCTGCATTAACAAGGAAAATGACCAAATATTATAAACATTGGCAGAAATATCTTTACTCCTAGAGGACTCAATCAGTGGTAGCGGCCTGTTGCCTG
The Brachypodium distachyon strain Bd21 chromosome 2, Brachypodium_distachyon_v3.0, whole genome shotgun sequence genome window above contains:
- the LOC100832554 gene encoding ubiquitin-conjugating enzyme E2 36, which codes for MANSNLPRRIIKETQRLLSEPAPGISASPSEENMRYFNVMILGPAQSPYEGGVFKLELFLPEEYPMAAPKVRFLTKIYHPNIDKLGRICLDILKDKWSPALQIRTVLLSIQALLSAPNPDDPLSDNIAKHWKSNEAEAVETAKEWTRLYASGA